One Camelina sativa cultivar DH55 chromosome 3, Cs, whole genome shotgun sequence genomic window carries:
- the LOC104779199 gene encoding uncharacterized protein LOC104779199 produces the protein MVVAGVGRRRWSPELVDGVGRRSCLPELVAGGGRRSWSPAVVAGVGRRSWSPAMVAGVGRRRWSPELVAGDGRRRCHRRWSPELVAGDDRRSLSPAMIAGVGRRRWSLELVTGSGRWNWSSKVVADDVRRSWLSAVVLRRWYCGRRQDTDYGQDADDGQDADDRQNKDDGQDVNDGQDVVDQQDTDDRQYADDRQDANDEKDVNDGQDAND, from the exons ATGGTGGTCGCCGGAGTTGGTCGCCGGCGGTGGTCGCCGGAGTTGGTCGACGGAGTTGGTCGCCGGAGTTGTTTGCCGGAGTTGGTCGCCGGCGGTGGTCGCCGGAGTTGGTCACCGGCGGTGGTCGCCGGAGTTGGTCGCCGGAGTTGGTCGCCGGCGATGGTCGCCGGAGTTGGTCGCCGGCGATGGTCGCCGGAGTTGGTCGCCGGCGATGGTCGCCGGCGGTGTCACCGGCGATGGTCGCCAGAGTTGGTCGCCGGCGATGACCGCCGGAGTTTGTCGCCGGCGATGATCGCCGGAGTTGGTCGCCGGCGGTGGTCGCTGGAGTTGGTTACCGGCAGTGGTCGTTGGAATTGGTCGTCAAAGGTGGTCGCCGACGATGTTCGTCGAAGTTGGTTGTCGGCGGTGGTACTCCGGCGGTGGTACTGTGGTCGAAG ACAAGATACAGATTATGGACAAGATGcagatgatggacaagatgcggATGATAGACAAAATaaggatgatggacaagatgtgaatgatggacaagatgtcGTTGATCAACAAGATACAGATGATAGACAATATGCGGATGATAGACAAGATGCGAATgatgaaaaagatgtgaatgatggacaagatgcgaATGATTGA